The sequence below is a genomic window from Phycisphaerae bacterium.
TTGACCCCGTTGACCGTTCGCGTCTGCTGAACGGCGGGCTGACCGTTGAGGGTGGTGCTGAAGTCCAACCAGTTGCCCCGACGGTCGAGGTCGGTCCACTGCTGCTGCGACGGGAGGACCGGATCGACCAGCGGGGTGGTGATGTCGTCGCCTGCGGTGTTGAGCGTGCCCCGCTCGAAGTTCCGCAACCGGTTGCGCGAATCATGCTCATACAACTCGCTTCGATCGGTGGCCATCAGGTCCCGAGTATACAGCCGGTTGCCCACGGCGTCATGGCCGTAGTCGTATTCCACCAGCATCGTCGGCGGAGCCCCGTTCTTGAACCGTTCCATGTGGGTCATCCGGCCGTTAACGTCGTAGTCGAAGACGCTCGACACCCCGTTGGCAAAGCTGCTGCTGATCACCTGGTCGGCCAGGTCCAACACGCGACTTCCGCCCTAGGTCTCTTCCGGTCCTTGGCCCTTAGCCGGCTATCGTGCCATCTTCTTCACACGGTCCACATACCAGCACTCTGGGCTCGGGACGCCACGTACAACCCTATAGACGAAGATCTCCTTTACGCCATCTACTGATGTCCTGGATGCCTCTACACGATACGTCTCCGTTCCCACTTTTTCGAACGTGACATCGACCTCGGGCCAGTCGGTGGCGTCTCTCCACCGGGCGACGGCTGTCTTCCAATTGCTGACCAGATGGTCAAAATCGTGCGCGGGTGGCTCGAAGGTCAGGGCGTCCTTGAGAACGCGGAGTTCCCGGTTCTCCACCCAGACTCCAACGCTTTCTCCCGCCTCCAGTTCTTGCTCACTGCACATGACGGCGCGATCAAGGACGAGGCCGCTATTACTTTCGTTGGTGTCAACCAATTGAGTCATCGGCTGGCTGGGAAAGAGCACGTACGCGAAGTCACCTGGAACTGTCGCATCCTTGGTTGCAGACCAGACGACATCCAGCTCTCTTGCTTGGCGACGCCCCATCTTAGGTACAACCACCCCTGCAATGAAAGCCGCCGCTGCGATCGCCAGCACAACCGCACAACGTCGCAGGCTGACCCAACACAAGAACCGGGATTTGGTTACGCTCATTGTCCGTCTGTCTCGCGATCCCGACTGACCAAGATCCCTTGAGGCCCAGCATTCAACGCGTCCTTACCCGCCGAGGCCCGCGGCGGTGCGGGCGCGGGTCTATGCGCCAAGGCGGCGGATTGGGTTGCCCGCCCTCAGTCACATCGCTGTAGTCAAGATCTGGGAACAAATCCCGCAGGGTCTTCTTGCCTTGAATCAGATCTTGCGCCGCCTTGATAGCGTTAATCTCATTCTGTTGTCCATACCGACTGAAGTCAACCGAAACGTTCGGATCCGTAGCCGCGTCATAGAATATCCAGAAGGTCTTCCCAATAGCGTATATGTCTTCTGGATCCATCCCCCTAAAGAACCATCCTGCGCGTCCATAGTGCGCAGCCAGCAGCGTTATCATCCAGTCAATATCAGTGTCGCCATAGACGCTGCGGTACTCTAGGTTGAACAGTTCATCGCCCTTTGCGCCGTTCCAGGTGGGATCATATGTGTCGACGAAATCTCGCAGGTCTTTCGAGCTCCTGATCGCTTCGGTAAGAGCCTTCTTCTTCTCGTCCTCGCTCGACCACCTCTTCCGGCACTCCAGGCCCAACGGGTCTGTGCCATTCAAAGGACCACTTACCAAGTACTGATACAGACTCATGCCGTCGATGTACCCGATGGGATCCCGCTGATGCCACCGCCCGAGCGACGGCGAATACGTCCGGAACCAGAAGTGGTAGAGAACAACCGCGGCATCGTATCGCTGGCCGGTGAAGGCGTAAGGGTTTCCGTAGGCCGAGGTTGGCAGAAGAGCGCCGCCGGCATTGTAGATGCGGGTCATGCCGTAGGGGTCGTAGCGGTAGCGTTCGGCCACGTTGCCGGTGGCGTTGGTTAGCGCTACGACATTGCCGAGGACATCCCGCAAATAGTGCAGCACCTCAGCCTGGCCGGTACCGACCTGCCCGGCGGCGGTCCAATCGACTATCGCTACCGGCATCGGGAATTCGGTGCCCCAGACGAACTCGCGGGCCAGCAGGGCGGTGGGACCGGCGGTGATGCTGTACTCCTCGATGGTCATGGGCCCAAGGACAACATGGTGTGTCACCCGCGGCGTTGAGAGAATCTGGCCGGTCTGGGCGTCGAGGTATTCCTTGCTCTCCACCCGACGGCCGAAGGCGTCGTAACCAATCTCCAGCAGGACCTGGTCGGCAGGGCTAGTGAGCCGCTTCACGCGAACAAGGCGGTTCTCTTCGTCGTATTCGTACTTCTGGCCGGTGGGCGTGCCGCCGTCGTCGGCGTTGAAGGCCCAGGGGTTCTCGGTCAGGTTGCCGTTGCTGTCGTTGGCCAGGGTCACCGCCGACTGACCGCCGCCGGGCCCATCGGGATCGAGAGTCATGATCTCGTTGACCTGGTTGGCCTCGCGGGTCTGCTGGACCGCCGGCTGGCCGTTGAGGGTGGTGCTGAAGTCCAGCCAGTTACCCCGGCGGTCGAGGTCGGTCCATTGCTGCTGCGACGGCAGGGCTGGATCGACCAGCGGCGTGCTGATATCGTCGCCTGCGGTGTTGAGCGTGCCCCGCTCGAAGTTCCGCAGCCGATTGCGGGCATCATAGCCGTACAGTTCGCTTCGGTTGGTGGCCATCAGGTCTCGAGTATACAGCCGATTGCCCACCGCGTCATAGCCGTAGTCGTATTCCACCAGCATCGTCGGCGGAGCGCCGTTCTTGAACCGTTCCATGTGGGTCATGCGGCCGTTGACGTCGTAGTCGAAGACGCTCGACACCCCGTTGGCAAAGCTGCTGCTGATCACCTGGTCAGCCACATCCAGCCCGCGGGTCCCGCCAACGCCCGTCCCGCCCGAGACACCGGTCATCCGGAAGCGCCGATCGAACGTGTAGACGACTTCCCGGGTGCCCGGGTAGGTCACCGTGGCCGTGCTGTCGGGGCTGCCGATGGCATAATCGACTGTCGTGGTGTACGTCTCGCTCGTGCCGTAGGCCCAAAACTAGCTACGTCCCCGTTTCGACACCCCAGCCCACCATGATATACTCTTGCATGGCCAGTCCTCCCGCAGTTTGAGAGATAGAGAATTCCGAACAAACACGATTAACTCCCTCTATCGACCGCGCTGCTTGAAGGACTGGCCTTCTCTTGTTTACATAGATAACTCTGCGGTGGAAAGTATTGTCTGTTTGTCTGACGACGAAGAAGACCGTTGAACCACAGAGTACGCCGAGGACGCCGACCTCCTTTTCGCACCTTTACTGATAATGGCTTCTGACCCCTTTTCGACCCATCCTGACACCTTTTCCGGTCCCTTTTCCGGTCCCGCGCGACCCACCCACGCCGGTCCCGCCGGAGACGCCTTTGATCCGGAAGCGGCGCTCTGCGGGTCCAGAAGGAAAAGCTACGTCTCCTTGCCGAACTCCGTCGCCCTGCTAGACTCCGACTTGGCCTTGGCCAGGCGAAGAGATGCCCGAAAGGACGACCGCGCGGCCAAGCTGGCAGCCAGGATGGTCGCAATGTTGCCAAGGACCACAATCACCGTATTAGCTCCATCGGGCCAAAGCAAGTGGCAGAGGGTGATGCCAGCCAAACCGCATATTAGAAAGACGCCCAGGAAAACCAACACGGCTCCGAGAACCGCCACACAATACCGCATCGTCACGACCCCGTTTCACACAATTCACTCTTGATCTGATCAGGGAGCTGAGGCCTGCCTCTCTTGCACTTCACATCAAGGGTCAAGGTGATCTCACGCGGCTGATCACTTGTCTCTCTGACGGCAACGTGAAACCAGACAGGCCAAGCGCCGCCTCCCACGTA
It includes:
- a CDS encoding RHS repeat-associated core domain-containing protein; protein product: MTYPGTREVVYTFDRRFRMTGVSGGTGVGGTRGLDVADQVISSSFANGVSSVFDYDVNGRMTHMERFKNGAPPTMLVEYDYGYDAVGNRLYTRDLMATNRSELYGYDARNRLRNFERGTLNTAGDDISTPLVDPALPSQQQWTDLDRRGNWLDFSTTLNGQPAVQQTREANQVNEIMTLDPDGPGGGQSAVTLANDSNGNLTENPWAFNADDGGTPTGQKYEYDEENRLVRVKRLTSPADQVLLEIGYDAFGRRVESKEYLDAQTGQILSTPRVTHHVVLGPMTIEEYSITAGPTALLAREFVWGTEFPMPVAIVDWTAAGQVGTGQAEVLHYLRDVLGNVVALTNATGNVAERYRYDPYGMTRIYNAGGALLPTSAYGNPYAFTGQRYDAAVVLYHFWFRTYSPSLGRWHQRDPIGYIDGMSLYQYLVSGPLNGTDPLGLECRKRWSSEDEKKKALTEAIRSSKDLRDFVDTYDPTWNGAKGDELFNLEYRSVYGDTDIDWMITLLAAHYGRAGWFFRGMDPEDIYAIGKTFWIFYDAATDPNVSVDFSRYGQQNEINAIKAAQDLIQGKKTLRDLFPDLDYSDVTEGGQPNPPPWRIDPRPHRRGPRRVRTR